In the Bos indicus x Bos taurus breed Angus x Brahman F1 hybrid chromosome 20, Bos_hybrid_MaternalHap_v2.0, whole genome shotgun sequence genome, one interval contains:
- the CDH10 gene encoding cadherin-10 isoform X3, translating to MTRVAVFVRILDVNDNAPQFAVFYDTFVCENARPGQLIQTISAVDKDDPLGGQKFFFSLAAVNPNFTVQDNEDNTARILTRKNGFNRHEISTYLLPVVISDNDYPIQSSTGTLTIRVCACDNQGNMQSCSAEALLLPAGLSTGALIAILLCIIILLVIVVLFAALKRQRKKEPLILSKEDIRDNIVSYNDEGGGEEDTQAFDIGTLRNPAAIEEKKLRRDIIPETLFIPRRTPTAPDNADVRDFINERLKEHDLDPTAPPYDSLATYAYEGNDSIAESLSSLESGTTDGDQNYDYLREWGPRFNKLAEMYGGGESDKDT from the exons ATGACTCGAGTGGCTGTTTTCGTGAGAATTTTGGATGTTAATGACAATGCCCCACAATTTGCTGTGTTCTATGATACTTTTGTCTGTGAAAATGCCAGACCAGGACAG cTAATACAGACTATAAGTGCAGTAGACAAAGATGATCCTTTAGGTGGACAGAAATTTTTCTTCAGTTTAGCTGCTGTCAATCCAAACTTCACAGTACAAGACAACGAAG ataataCCGCCAGAATTTTAACCAGAAAAAAtggattcaatagacatgaaatAAGCACTTATCTCTTGCCCGTGGTGATTTCGGACAACGATTACCCAATTCAGAGCAGCACCGGCACACTCACCATCCGAGTGTGTGCTTGCGACAACCAAGGCAACATGCAGTCCTGCAGCGCCGAGGCCCTGCTCCTGCCTGCCGGGCTCAGCACAGGGGCTCTGATCGCCATTCTCCTCTGCATCATCATTCTGTTGG ttaTAGTAGTACTGTTCGCAGCTCTGAAGAGACAGCGGAAAAAAGAGCCTCTGATCTTGTCTAAAGAAGACATCAGAGACAACATCGTGAGCTATAATGATGAAGGTGGCGGAGAGGAGGACACTCAGGCCTTTGATATCGGCACCTTGAGGAATCCGGCCGCTATTGAGGAAAAAAAGCTGCGGCGAGATATTATTCCAGAAACCTTATTTATCCCCCGGAGGACTCCGACGGCCCCGGATAACGCGGACGTCCGGGATTTCATCAATGAAAGGCTCAAGGAACACGACCTGGATCCCACGGCGCCTCCCTACGACTCGCTCGCTACCTACGCCTACGAAGGGAACGACTCCATCGCTGAGTCTCTGAGTTCCTTGGAATCAGGTACCACTGATGGAGACCAAAACTACGATTACCTCCGAGAATGGGGCCCTCGGTTTAACAAGCTGGCGGAGATGTACGGCGGCGGGGAAAGCGACAAAGACACTTAA